A stretch of DNA from Curtobacterium sp. MCBD17_035:
GCTGCGGGGCAAGCGCATCGCCGTGCTCTCGGGGGCCGGGATCAGCACGGACTCCGGGATCCCCGACTACCGGGGTGCGGGCCGCGTGGCGCGCACGCCGATGACGTTCCAGGAGTTCTCCGCCGACCCGGCGAGGCGCCGGCGGTACTGGGCCGGGAGCCACCTCGGTTGGCGCACGTTCTCGTCCGCCCGGCCGAACGACGGGCACCGGGTGCTCGCCGACCTCGAGGCGGCCGGTGTCGTGAGCGGGATCGTCACGCAGAACGTCGACGGTCTCCATCTCCGGGCCGGGTCGCGCCGCGTGGTCGAGCTCCACGGGTCCATGGACCGCGTGGTGTGCCTGCGCTGCGGGCAGGCGTTCGCACGCTCGGATCTCGCAGCGGTGCTCGACCGGGAGAACGCCTGGATCGACGAACCCGGCACGGTGACGCTCGCGCCGGACGGCGACGTCGACATCACGGGTGCCGACCGGTTCCGTGTCCCCGCGTGCTCGGTGTGCGGCGGCGTGCTCAAGCCCGACGTCGTGTTCTTCGGCGAGTTCGTGCCGGTCGAGAAGTTCCACGAGGCCGTCTCGATCGTCGCCGGCGCGGACGCGCTCCTCGTGGTCGGGTCGTCCCTCGTCGTCAACTCGGGCGTCCGGCTGGTCGACCACGCTGTTCGTCGCCGCAAGCCCGTCGTCATCGTGAACCGGGGTGCCACGCGCAGTGACCGTCGGGCGGTGGCTAGGCTCGACGCAGGCACCACCGAGACATTGACGGCGCTGCGCCACCGACTCCTGCACTGACCGCGTCGCCGACGCCACCACGGACGGCGCATCGCCGCGGAAGGGACGAACGGTGACGACCCTCCTGTACCTCGTGCGGCACGGCGAGACCGACTGGAACAAGCAGCGCCGCATCCAGGGGTCGACCGACATCCCACTGAACGAGACCGGGCGCCGACAGGCAGCCGCCGCCGGTGCGTTGCTCGTGCGTCGCCGGTTCGACGCCGTGCTCGCGTCCCCGCTGTCCCGGGCGTTCGAGACGGGCGCGATCATCGCCTCCCGGCTCGGACTGCCCACTCCGTCGACGGACGACGGTCTCGTCGAGCGGTCGTACGGCGAGGCCGAGGGCCTGACGGACGTCGAGATCCGCGAACGGTTCCCGGACGGATCGGTGCCCGGCCGCGAGTCGCGCTCGGCGTTGCTCGCCCGCGTGCTCGAGTCGCTCGGCGAGATCGCGATCCGGTTCGATGCCGGCGCGGTCGTCGTCGCGACGCACGGAGCGGTGATCCGTGCCGTGGTGAACGAGCTCGCCCCGGGTACCGCCGACTCCTTCACGACGCCGATCCGCAACGGGTCGATCCACTCGTTCCGTTGGGACCCCGAGCGCTTCCGCGGGGAACTCGTCCGGTTCGACGACCCGATCGAGGACCAGTCCGAGGCCCCCGGGCGGTACGAGTTCGCGTACCAGAACCCGCTCGAGGCCGAGGGCGACTGACGGCCGCCGGGCTGGCGCTCCCACCTCGGTCCGGCGGTCCTCCACGTCCGCCGAACGGGGCGTCGGGCGTCGGTCAGGCGCGGCGGTCGGCGACGGCGCGCTCGACGGACGCGACGACGCGCTCGGCGGACGTGGTCCAGTCGAAGCGGCGGACCCGCTCGAGGGAGGCCCGGTGCAGGTCGTCCCAGCGCGCCTCGACCCGTCGCACCGCGGCCGCGACCGCGGCGGGCGAGGTCGGGTCGAAGTACTCGGCGGCCGCGCCGCCGATCTCGCGGAAGATCGGGATGTCGCTCACGGCGACGGGCGTGCCCACGCCCATCGACTCGACGAGCGGGATCCCGAAGCCCTCGTCGTGCGAGGCGCTGACGAGCGCCGTCGCGGTCCGTAGCACCGCGCGGTACTCCTCGTCCGACGCTCCGTCGTGGAACACGAGCGAACCCGCGGGGGCGAGCCGCTCGAGCCGCTCCCGGTCCGCAGCTCGCACGCGCGACATGCAGTGCAGCCGCCAGTCGGCCTCCCCGGGCCCGCGGAGCAGCGGGATCGCGGAGGCGAGGGTCTCGACGTTCTTGTAGGGCATGAACGTGCCCATGTAGACGAGGTCCCGCGTCCGCAGGCCGTCCGCCGCGCGCGGCGCCACCGGGTCCGCGGCGTTGTACGCGACCGTCACGGGCCGACGCGTCAGCCGGTGGTCCCGGATGAGTCCGGCGGTCGTCTCGCTCACCGTGACGATGCCGTCGGCGCCATCGAGCAGCATCCGCTGCGGCCACCACGCGAGGTGGAACGCACGCCACCCCAGCCGCAGCGGCCACGAGAACTCACGGGGCGGTGTGCGGTTGCGGTAGTAGATGAGGTCGTGCAGCGTCAGCACGAGCGCGTAGTGGCGTCCGCGGGATCCCATGGTCTGCATCGGCGAGAACACGGCGTCGAGCCCCAGCCGGTTCACCTGCCGCGCGACCAGGGGCTCCGCGGCGCTCGTCGGTGGACTGATGCGCTCCCAGGGCATCCCGTCCGGCAGCGAGTCCCGCTGTCCGTCCTCGCTCACCAGGAGCACGTAGTCGTGCCGGTCCGGCAGATGTGCCGCGACACCGGCCGTGAACCGGCTGATGCCGTCATGGCGCCCCACCCGGACGTAGCGGCAGTCGATGCCGATGCGGAGACGGCTCATCGGCGCATCCCGCCGCGGTCCGGTTCGGGCGTCGCCAGGGAGGCACGGATCGCGTCCGCCGCGGCGGCCGGCGTCTCGTAGTGCACGAGGTGGCCGACGCCGGGGATCACGACGAGGGTCGCGTCGGGCAGCCGGTCCGCCAGCGCTTCCTGTTCCGGCACCGCGGTGATGTCGTCACGTTCGGCGGCGATGAGGAGCACCGGTACGTCGATGCGGTCCGCGTACGCGGCGACGTCGTGCGTCACCGACGTCCGGAACGCGTCGAGGACGACGTGGCGGTCGGCGAACGCCGAGAAGTACCGGTCGTGCTGGTCGTGCACCCATCGGCGCAACCGCGGTTCGCGGGACTTGAGCATCGCGACGCTCATCGCCCGGACGATCCCCCGGTTCCGGAGGAGGGCGAGCCCGAGCGCCCGGGGCAGGACCGCACCCAGCCGGTAGTAGGCGATCGCGATCGCGGTACCCACGGCGCGCGGGCCCTGCAGTGCGGGAGCGGCGATCGGGTTGACCAGGACCAGACGCCGGGTGTCGAGCCCGTCGGCGACCGCGGCTGCGGTGACGATGCTCCCGAAGGAATGCCCGAGCACGACGGCCCGTCGGTCGAGCCCGAGGGCGCGGTGGAACGCTCGGAGCCACCGCACGAAGCCGTCCATGTCGGACCGCGGGAGCGCGTCGGACACCCCGAAGCCCGGGAGGTCCGGCACGATCGTGCGGACCTCGGGCAGGTGCGCGGCGAGCGACTCGAGCCCGTGGTGGTCGCCACGGAAGCCGTGCACGGCGAGCATGGTGGTGTCCGCGTCCTCGGGGCCGTACACCCAGTAGTGCGTCGCGCGACCGTCGACGAGGACCGACCGGTGCACCACGGGCAGCCCGGCCATGAGCCGCTGGTACGGGGAGACGATCGGGGCACGCATCCCGCCGAGTCTACGGGCCGGACCCGTCGCGCCGGACGGATGCCGCGCCTCCCGGTCGGCGGGCCGTGCGGTCGTCCGTTCCCTCCGGACACGGATACCCGGGGCGACATAGAGTGGGCCGACGGGCGCCATGTCGGCCCCGACGCCCGACGGATCCACGAGGAGCACGGTGACGTTCACTGCCCCCATCCAGCTGCCCGGACTGACCCTGGACCCGCTCTGGTACAAGCGGTCGGTGTTCTACGAGTGCATGATCCGCTCGTTCGTCGACTCGAACGGGGACGGCACCGGCGATCTGTCCGGACTCATCAGCCGCCTGGACTACCTGCAGTGGCTCGGCGTCGACGCGCTGTGGCTGCCGCCGTTCTTCCAGTCGCCGATGCGCGACGGCGGCTACGACATCTCCGACTACAAGGCGATCCTGCCGGAGTTCGGCACCCTGGACGAGTTCCGCGACCTCGTGACGAAGGCGCACGAACGGAACATGCGCATCGTCATCGACATGGTGATCAACCACACCTCCGACGCGCACGAGTGGTTCCAGCAGTCCCGCGAGGACCCGGACGGGCCCTACGGCGACTTCTACGTCTGGAGCGACAGCCCGGACAAGTACGAGAACATCCGCATCATCTTCGTCGACACCGAGGAGTCGAACTGGACGTTCGACCCGATCCGACGGCAGTTCTTCTTCCACCGGTTCTTCTCGCACCAGCCGGACCTCAACTTCGAGAACCCCGCCGTGGTCGAGGCCGTCTACGACGTCGTCCGGCACTGGCTCGACATGGGCGTGGACGGGCTGCGGCTCGACGCGATCCCGTACCTCTTCGAGTCCGAGGAGGGCAACGGCGAGGGCGAGCCCGCGACGCACGAGTTCGTCAAGGGCCTCCGCGCGATGGTCGACGAGGAGTACCCCGGGCGCGTGCTCATCGCCGAGGCGAACCAGTGGCCGCGCGAGACGGCGGCGTTCTTCGGCACCGACGACGAGCCCGAGTGCCACATGGCCTTCGACTTCCCGGTGATGCCCCGCATCTACTACTCGCTCCGCGCGCAGCACGCGACGGAGCTCCAGCGGATCCTCTCGGAGACCACCGAGGTCCCGGAGAGCGCGGCGTGGGGTGTGTTCCTGCGGAACCACGACGAGTTGACGCTCGAGATGGTGAGCGAGGAGTACCGCCAGGCGATGTACGGCTGGTACGCGTACGACCCGCGGATGCGGTCGAACATCGGCATCCGTCGACGCCTCGCGCCGCTCCTCGACAACTCCCGGGCGGAGCTCGAGCTCGTGCACGCGCTGCTGTTCTCGCTCCCCGGCTCGCCGTTCCTGTACTACGGCGACGAGATCGGCATGGGCGACAACATCTGGCTGCCCGACCGCGACTCGTCCCGCACCCCCATGCAGTGGACGCCGGACCGCAACGCCGGGTTCTCGACGGCCGACCCCGGCAAGCTGTACCTGCCGGTCGTGCAGTCCCTCGTCTACAACTACAACCTCGTCAACGTCGAGTCGCAGCTGGCGCAGTCCCGCTCCCTGCTGCACTGGATCCGCAACGTCATCCACGTGCGGAAGGCGCACCCGGTGTTCGGGCTCGGCACGCTCACCGTGCTCGAGAGCGACAACGACTCGGTGCTCACGTTTATGCGGTCGTACGAGGGCACGGGCACCCAGTTCGGTGACTCCGCCGAGGACGTCCTCTGCGTCTTCTCGTTCGCGCACAACCCCACCGCGGTCACGATCACGGCGCCCGAGCACGCCGGTCTGCCCCTGTACGACCTCTTCGGCGGCGGGTCGTTCCCGTCGTTCGACGAGGACGGCACGGTGACGATCACCCTCGGGACGCAGGCGTTCTACTGGCTGCACGTGGGACGGCCGCGGGACTGACGGTCCGTAGGGGTCTCGGGATCGGCACCGCGTCACGTCGCTCGGCCCGGCCGCCTCGGGTCGCCCGGACGGCCGCGTCACGTCGCCCGGACGGCCGCGTCGGGTCGCTGGGACGGCCGCCTCGGGTCGCCCGGCCGGCCGTGTCGCGTCCGCGGTGTCGGCGGCCGCCGCTAGCCTGACCGCGTGACCAGCTCTCCGCTCGCAGCGCCGATCGACGCCACCCTCGGAGCCCCCTCGGCGGCACCCCGCTCCCCTGCGGAACGCCCCTGGTGGCACGCGCTCGGCGTGTTCGACCTCGAGACCACGGGGATCGACGTCGAGACAGCACGGATCGTCAGCGCCCATGTCGGGCTCATCGACATGACCGGCGCGAGCATCGCCGCCGGCTCGTGGCTGGCCGACCCGGGCGTCCCCATCCCGGAGCAGGCCGCTGCGGTGCACGGCATCACGACCGAGCGCGCCCGTGCCGAGGGGCGTGCCGCCGACGTCGTCGTCGCCGAGATCATCGCCGCGGTCGAGGCCGTGTTCGCCCGCGGGATCCCGCTCGTGGTCTACAACGCGCCGTACGACCTCACCGTCCTCGACCGCGAGGCCAAGCGCCACGGCCTGGCGGCACCCGTGATCGGGAACGTCGTCGATCCGCTCGTCATCGACAAGGCCGTCGACACCTACCGCAAGGGCAAGCGCACGCTCGAGGTCTGCTCCGCGCTGTACGGCGTGACCCTCGCGGACGCGCACGACGCCGGTGCCGACGCGATCGCCGCCGGACGCGTCGCGCAGGCGATCGCGAGCCGCTACCCGGACCAGCTCGGCATCAGCGCCGAGGAGCTCCACCGACTGCAGGTGGCCTGGTGCTCCGACCAGGCGGCGTCGTTCCAGGACTACATGCGGCGTGAGCGCAATCCGCAGTTCGTCGCGGACGGCCGCTGGCCGCACCGCAACCCCGCCTGATCGTCCCCGGCCCCGGTGTCGGCACGCGCGCACGGGGCATGGCACAGGCACAGGCACAGGCATAGGCACGGGCACACACCTGAACCAGGCGGTCCTCGGCAACGGCTGCCCCGGAGACGCAGCAACGGGCGGCCACCCGGAGGTGGACCGCCCGTTGCTCGCTCGCCGTTCCCGACGAGGTCGCGTCAGCGTTGCCGCCGCGACCGAGGGCTCGGACTTACTTGCCGAAGCCCTTGAAGCGCTGGTTGAACTTCTCGACGCGACCGGCCGAGTCGAGGATGCGCTGCTTGCCCGTGTAGAACGGGTGCGAGGCGCTCGAGATCTCGACGTCGATCACCGGGTAGGTGACACCGTCGAGCTCGATGGTCTTGTCGCTGGTCGCGGTGGAGCGCGTCAGGAACGTCTCACCGGAGGCCAGGTCGCGGAAGACGATGGCGTTGTACTCGGGGTGCGTGTCGGTCTTCATGGTGTTCCTCGTCGTGGATGTGGTGGTTCGGAGTGCGCGAGCGCGCGCAAAACTGTGGCGTACGCCAGCGACCGAGTTTAGCAGACCGTCAGCGCGGACGGGAGGCACCGCTCGTCTCCGGCATCGGCGGCTCGGTCGTCACCTCAGCTGGCGCGGGCGGTGTAGCGACCCGCGTCCGCCGTCACGACGAGGCCGATCCCGAACGCGTCCGAGAGCACCTCGCTCGTCACGACGTCAGCGATCGGTCCGGCGGTGTGCACGCGCCCCTCGGCGAGCACGAGCGCGTGCGTGAAGCCCTTCGGGATCTCCTCCACATGGTGGGTGACGACCACGATGGCAGGAGCCTCGGCGCTCTCGGCATACCCCCCGAGCGTCCGGACCAGACTCTCGCGTGCCCCGAGGTCGAGCGATGCCGCCGGCTCGTCGAGGAACAGGACCTCGGGATCGGTCATGACGGACCGGGCGATCTGGACGCGCTTCTGCTCGCCGTCGCTCAGTTCACCGAAGGTCCGGTCGGCGAAGCCGCCGAGGCCCCACTCGTCGAGGACCCGATGGGCACGTCGGACGTCGATGTCGTCGTACTGCTCGTTCCACCGACCGGTGACCGAGTAGGCGGCCGTGAGCACGACGTCGAGCACCTGCTCGGTGACCGGGATCCGCCGGGCGAGCGCGGTCGACGCGAACCCGATGCGCGGACGGAGTTCGAACAGGTCGGCGCCACCGACCTCCGTGCCGAGGACCTCGACCGTGCCCGAGGTCGGGAACGACTGCGCCCCGGCGACCTGCAGCAGGGTCGTCTTCCCCGCGCCGTTCGCGCCGAGGACGACCCAACGGTCCGCCTCGTCGACCTGCCACGACACCTGGTCGAGGATGCTGACCCCGTTCCGGACGACGGACACGTCTTGCAAGCGCACAACCGAGGGCATGCCCTCAGCCTACGCGGTCGGCCGTCGGCGAGGAGGCGCGGCACACGTCCTGTGGACGGCCGCCGCCGGCGTCCTCAGCGACCGGCGAGGACGGCGTCGTAGACCCGACGGGTCTGGGTCGCGATGGCGGACCAGGTGAACTCGCCCTCGACACGCAGACGCCCGGCCCGACCCATGAGGGCGGCGAGCCCGGGGTCGGCGAGCACCTCGCGCAAGGTCGCGCCGAGGTCCGCCACGAAGCGGTCCGGGTCGACCGGCGTCCCGGACCCGTCCTGCACCTGCTCGATCGGCACGATGCGCCCGGTCAGTCCGTCGGCGACGACCTCGGGGATGCCGCCCGTGGCCGTGCCGACGACCGGCAGCCCGCACGCCATGGCCTCGAGGTTGACGATCCCGAGCGGCTCGTACACCGACGGACACACGAACACGCTCGCCGCCGACAGCACCCGGACGATCTCGTCGTGGGAGAGCATCCGGTCGACCCACACCACGCCCGAGCGGCGGGTCCGGAGGTCCTCGACCAGGCCCGTCACCTCGGCGAGGATCTCCGGGGTGTCCGGCGCTCCGGCGCAGAGGACCACCTGGACGTCCGCCGGCAGCCCGTCGAGCGCACGGAGGAGGTACGGCAGACCCTTCTGGCGGGTGATGCGACCCACGAAGACGACGGTGGGCCGATCGGGGTCGATCCCGAGCGCGCGGACCGCTTCCGGGTCGACCACGCGCTGCCAGGCGTCGATGTCGATGCCGTTGTACACGACGTGCAACCGGTCCTCGGGGATCGACGGGTAGGAGCGGGCGATGTCGGCGCGCATGCCCTTCGACACCGCGATGACCGCGTCGGCGTTCGTGTACGCCTCGCGCTCGATCCAGCTCGACAGCCGGTACCCGCCGCCCAGCTGCTCGGCCTTCCAGGGGCGGAGCGGCTCGAGGCTGTGTGCCGTCACGACGTGCGGCAGGCCGTAGGTGAGCTGCGCGACACGTCCTGCGGCGTTCGCGTACCAGGTGTGGGAGTGCACGAGGTCCGAGCCCTCGATGTCGGGGACCATCTGCAGGTCGGTGGCGAGCGTGGTCACGGCGCCGTTCGCGTGCTCGAACCCCGCGGGGGCGCGGTAGGAGGTCACGCCGTCGGCGTCCCGATCGGCTCCGAACGCGCGGACGCGCACGTCGGTGTCCGTCCCGGATCGGAGCGCCGCCGTCAGTTCCGCGACGTGGACGCCCGCACCTCCGTAGATCTCCGGGGGGAATTCCTTCGTCAGCAGATCGACTCGCACGTCCCCCAACGTAACGAATGGCCCGGTCGCACGCCTACTCTTGGGGCATGCCATCGAAGAAGATCTTCGGCATCGTCCTCGCAGGGGGCGAAGGGAAGCGGCTCATGCCGTTGACCGCCGACCGAGCCAAGCCCGCCGTCCCGTTCGGCGGCAACTTCCGTCTGATCGACTTCGCGTTGAGCAACCTGGTGAACTCCGGACTGCAGCGCATCGTGGTCCTGACCCAGTACAAGTCCCACAGCCTCGACCGCCACGTGTCCCAGACGTGGCGCATGGAGGGGCTGCTGGGCTCGTACGTGGCGTCGGTCCCGGCGCAGCAGCGACTCGGCAAACGGTGGTTCGCCGGGTCCGCCGACGCGATCCTCCAGAGCCTCAACCTCCTCCGGGACGAACGGCCCGACATCGTCGTCGTGGTCGGTGCGGACCACGTGTACCGGATGGACTTCTCCCAGATGGTCGAGGCGCACATCGCGTCGGGCCGCAGCGCGACCGTCGCCGCGATCCGACAGCCCATCGCGCTCGCCGACCAGTTCGGCGTCATCCAGGTCGACGACGAGGACCCGACGAGGATCGGCGCGTTCCTGGAGAAGCCGAAGGACGCGGTGGGACTCCCCGACTCCCCCGGTGAGGTCCTCGCGTCGATGGGCAACTACGTCTTCGACGCGGACGCGCTCATCGACGCGGTCCTGCGCGACGGTCAGATCGAGTCCTCGAACCACGACATGGGCGGTGACATCGTGCCGGACTTCGTGACCCGGGGCGACGCTGGCGTCTACGACCTCAACCGCAACGACGTCCCGGGTGCCACCGAGCGCGACAAGTACTACTGGCGCGACGTGGGGACGATCGACTCGTTCTTCGAGGCGCACCAGGACCTCATCGCAGCGCTGCCGGTCTTCAACCTCTACAACGTCGACTGGCCGATCTTCAACCAGCAGATCAACTCGCCGCCCGCCAAGTTCGTCCGTGACGCCAAGGGCGTCAGCGGTACCGCGGTCGACTCGATCGTCTCGCTCGGGTGTCTGCTGTCCGGGGCACAGGTGGAGCGCAGCGTGATCGGGCCGTGGTGCACCATCGAGTCGGGCGCCCAGGTCGTCGACTCCGTGGTGTTCGACCGGGCGATGGTCGGCCCGGACGCGGTCGTGCGCCGCGCGATCCTCGACAAGGACGTCGTGATCGAGGCCGGCGCTCAGGTCGGGGTGGATCGCGGCGCGGATCTCGCCCGCGGGTTCACGGTCACGGACTCCGGCATCACCGTGGTCGGCAAGGGGGTGCGGGTCGAGGCCTGAGGCCGCGAGGCCCGGTCCGCGTCATCCGCCGTCTCGCGCCCGCGACCGCCACTAGCCTTGGCGCGTGCCGCGTTTCCTCGTCGTCCTCGATGCCGATTCCACACTGCTCGAGGACGAGGTGATCGAGCTGCTCGCCGACGCCGCAGGAGCGCGTGATCGCGTCGCCGCCGTCACCGAGCGGGCGATGCGCGGTGAGATCGACTTCGCCGACAGCCTCCGCGACCGCGTCGCGACACTCGCGGGGTTGCCCGTGAGCGTTCTGGAGGACGTCCGTCGCGCCGTCCGGGTCACGACCGGCGCCGTCGAACTGGTCGAGGGCGTCCACGCCGCCGGCGGCAGCGTCGGCGTCGTGTCCGGCGGCTTCCACGAGGTGCTGGGCCCGATCGCGGCGGCACTCGGGCTCGACCACTGTCGCGCCAACCGACTCGAGGCGTCCGGCGGCGTGCTCACCGGCCGGGTGCTCGGGGACGTGGTCGACGCGGCCGCGAAGGCCGACGCGCTCCGGGCCTGGGCGGCCGCGGACGGTGTGGACGCGCGGCGGCACACCGTGGCGGTCGGCGACGGCGCCAACGACCTCTCCATGATGCGCGAGGCCGCGCTCGCCGTCGCCTTCGTCGCGCGGCCGGGCGTCCGCGACGCCGCGGACGTCGTCGTCGACCGGCGGGACCTCACACCCGTCCTGGCGTGCCTCGGGGTGCCCGTCCGGGCCTCCTGACCGACCGGTACCGGCAGGAGCCGCGTCCGGGATGGGCTCAGTCGCCCATCCCGACGCCGCCGTCCACCGGGATGACCGCCCCGGAGATGTACCCCGCGTCGTCGCCGGCGAGGAACAGGGTGGTCGCGGCGATGTCCTGCACGCTCCCGTACCGACCGGCGGGGATCTGCTTCTTGTACTGCGCCTGGACGTCCTCGGGCAGCGCCGCGGTCATCTCGGTCTCGATGAACCCGGGCGCGATGACGTTCGCCGTGAGGCCGCGGCCCCCGAGCTCACGCGTGAGCGACCGCGCGAACCCGATGAGCCCGGACTTCGACGACGCGTAGTTGACCTGTCCGGCGGAACCGAGCGTCCCGACGACGCTGGAGATCAGGATCACCCGGCCGAACCGGGCACGCAGCATGTTCTTGGAGGCGCGCTTCACGACGCGGAACGCTCCGGTCAGGTTGGTGTCCACGACCGAGGTGAAGTCCTCTTCGCTCATCCGGAGCAGCAGGGTGTCGTGCGTGATGCCGGCGTTCGACACGAGCACCTCGACCGGTCCGAGCGCTGCCTCGACGGCGGTGAACGCGGCGTCGACGCTCGCGGCGTCCGTGACGTCCGCGGCGACGGTGAGTGCGCCTTCGGGGCCGCCGTCGCCGCTGCGCGACGTCACCGCGACCCGGTGCCCGGCGGCGACGAACTCCTGGGCGATGGCGTGGCCGATCCCGCGGTTCCCTCCGGTGACGAGGACGGTACGGGGCGTGGTCATGAGTGCTCCTGGTGCTGAACGGGGGCGGTACGGGGCGCCCGTCGGATCACCGCGGTGCGCCGAACGGACCATGCGAGCCTACCGTCGGTGGTGAGGCTTAGGCTTGAGCCGGGGAAGCGGAGAGACCATCGCATGAAGACGAACAGCATCACCTCGCTGCCGGCATCGCCCGCCGATGACCGGCGCGGCCGCCTCAGGCGGTACGTGTTCACGATGTCCGTGCGCGTGGTGTGCTTCGTCGTGGCGGTCTGCCTCCACGACGTCTGGAGCATCCTCCCGCTCGTGCTCGCCGGCGTCATCCCGTGGGTGGCCGTGGTCGTCGCCAACGCGGGGAACCGCCGCGCCGACGACCTCGTCCGACCGGGCGGCGAACTCGTCCGCGTGCTGCCCGACGACGACCGCGAACGCATCGAGCAGGAGCGCGAGGAACGCTACCGCGAAGACCAGCGCGCCCGAGCCGCGTGGGCACACGCCGAGCAGGAGCGTGCGGAGCGCGAACGCGCCGCGGCGAGCGGCGGACGGAGTCGGCGCTGATGGCGACCTTCGACCTCCACACCGATCCAGGAGCGCCGGTGTGCTCGCGGGCCGGATGCTCGAACAGGGCGTCCTGGCGGGTCAACTGGCGCAACCCGAGGATCCATGCGGTCGACCGCGTCAAGATCTGGGCGGCGTGTGACGACCACTGTGCCTTCCTCGCGGACTACCTGCGGTCCCGGGCCTTCCCGGTGACCGTGACCGGCATCGACGAGGACGTCGAGCGGCTCGAGGACGTCGCGGACTCCCTGACCTCCGGAGGTGCCGAGGGCGGCTCCCTCGGATGACGCTGCACGACCCCCGGACGGACCACGACCGCACCGACGACGAGCCGACGGCCGGCCTCCGCGACTTCGACCCGACGGCCCGCTACGGGCGCCGGGGCGCGGAGCGCCTCCGCCGCGCCGAACGCGAGGCCCACGCGGCCCGGCTCGGCACCGCCGACGAGCACGAGACCGACCGGGACCCGGACGAACCCTTCGTCGGTTGGGGCTTCGTGATCGGCCGCCGTTGGGTCGGGTACTTCGCGATCGCGGTCGGCTTCGCGATCCTCTGCGCGTTCTTCGGCATGTGGCAGTGGGACCGCCGCAACG
This window harbors:
- a CDS encoding Sir2 family NAD-dependent protein deacetylase, with protein sequence MERVEAGDLERGAPQQGDDLDRVVETLRGKRIAVLSGAGISTDSGIPDYRGAGRVARTPMTFQEFSADPARRRRYWAGSHLGWRTFSSARPNDGHRVLADLEAAGVVSGIVTQNVDGLHLRAGSRRVVELHGSMDRVVCLRCGQAFARSDLAAVLDRENAWIDEPGTVTLAPDGDVDITGADRFRVPACSVCGGVLKPDVVFFGEFVPVEKFHEAVSIVAGADALLVVGSSLVVNSGVRLVDHAVRRRKPVVIVNRGATRSDRRAVARLDAGTTETLTALRHRLLH
- a CDS encoding histidine phosphatase family protein, whose product is MTTLLYLVRHGETDWNKQRRIQGSTDIPLNETGRRQAAAAGALLVRRRFDAVLASPLSRAFETGAIIASRLGLPTPSTDDGLVERSYGEAEGLTDVEIRERFPDGSVPGRESRSALLARVLESLGEIAIRFDAGAVVVATHGAVIRAVVNELAPGTADSFTTPIRNGSIHSFRWDPERFRGELVRFDDPIEDQSEAPGRYEFAYQNPLEAEGD
- a CDS encoding glycosyltransferase family 1 protein — translated: MSRLRIGIDCRYVRVGRHDGISRFTAGVAAHLPDRHDYVLLVSEDGQRDSLPDGMPWERISPPTSAAEPLVARQVNRLGLDAVFSPMQTMGSRGRHYALVLTLHDLIYYRNRTPPREFSWPLRLGWRAFHLAWWPQRMLLDGADGIVTVSETTAGLIRDHRLTRRPVTVAYNAADPVAPRAADGLRTRDLVYMGTFMPYKNVETLASAIPLLRGPGEADWRLHCMSRVRAADRERLERLAPAGSLVFHDGASDEEYRAVLRTATALVSASHDEGFGIPLVESMGVGTPVAVSDIPIFREIGGAAAEYFDPTSPAAVAAAVRRVEARWDDLHRASLERVRRFDWTTSAERVVASVERAVADRRA
- a CDS encoding alpha/beta hydrolase, yielding MRAPIVSPYQRLMAGLPVVHRSVLVDGRATHYWVYGPEDADTTMLAVHGFRGDHHGLESLAAHLPEVRTIVPDLPGFGVSDALPRSDMDGFVRWLRAFHRALGLDRRAVVLGHSFGSIVTAAAVADGLDTRRLVLVNPIAAPALQGPRAVGTAIAIAYYRLGAVLPRALGLALLRNRGIVRAMSVAMLKSREPRLRRWVHDQHDRYFSAFADRHVVLDAFRTSVTHDVAAYADRIDVPVLLIAAERDDITAVPEQEALADRLPDATLVVIPGVGHLVHYETPAAAADAIRASLATPEPDRGGMRR
- the treS gene encoding maltose alpha-D-glucosyltransferase, whose product is MTFTAPIQLPGLTLDPLWYKRSVFYECMIRSFVDSNGDGTGDLSGLISRLDYLQWLGVDALWLPPFFQSPMRDGGYDISDYKAILPEFGTLDEFRDLVTKAHERNMRIVIDMVINHTSDAHEWFQQSREDPDGPYGDFYVWSDSPDKYENIRIIFVDTEESNWTFDPIRRQFFFHRFFSHQPDLNFENPAVVEAVYDVVRHWLDMGVDGLRLDAIPYLFESEEGNGEGEPATHEFVKGLRAMVDEEYPGRVLIAEANQWPRETAAFFGTDDEPECHMAFDFPVMPRIYYSLRAQHATELQRILSETTEVPESAAWGVFLRNHDELTLEMVSEEYRQAMYGWYAYDPRMRSNIGIRRRLAPLLDNSRAELELVHALLFSLPGSPFLYYGDEIGMGDNIWLPDRDSSRTPMQWTPDRNAGFSTADPGKLYLPVVQSLVYNYNLVNVESQLAQSRSLLHWIRNVIHVRKAHPVFGLGTLTVLESDNDSVLTFMRSYEGTGTQFGDSAEDVLCVFSFAHNPTAVTITAPEHAGLPLYDLFGGGSFPSFDEDGTVTITLGTQAFYWLHVGRPRD
- a CDS encoding exonuclease domain-containing protein gives rise to the protein MFDLETTGIDVETARIVSAHVGLIDMTGASIAAGSWLADPGVPIPEQAAAVHGITTERARAEGRAADVVVAEIIAAVEAVFARGIPLVVYNAPYDLTVLDREAKRHGLAAPVIGNVVDPLVIDKAVDTYRKGKRTLEVCSALYGVTLADAHDAGADAIAAGRVAQAIASRYPDQLGISAEELHRLQVAWCSDQAASFQDYMRRERNPQFVADGRWPHRNPA
- a CDS encoding type B 50S ribosomal protein L31: MKTDTHPEYNAIVFRDLASGETFLTRSTATSDKTIELDGVTYPVIDVEISSASHPFYTGKQRILDSAGRVEKFNQRFKGFGK
- a CDS encoding ABC transporter ATP-binding protein produces the protein MPSVVRLQDVSVVRNGVSILDQVSWQVDEADRWVVLGANGAGKTTLLQVAGAQSFPTSGTVEVLGTEVGGADLFELRPRIGFASTALARRIPVTEQVLDVVLTAAYSVTGRWNEQYDDIDVRRAHRVLDEWGLGGFADRTFGELSDGEQKRVQIARSVMTDPEVLFLDEPAASLDLGARESLVRTLGGYAESAEAPAIVVVTHHVEEIPKGFTHALVLAEGRVHTAGPIADVVTSEVLSDAFGIGLVVTADAGRYTARAS